A genomic stretch from Bradyrhizobium sp. 195 includes:
- the frc gene encoding formyl-CoA transferase — translation MTKALKGVRILDFTHVQSGPTCTQLLAWFGADVIKVERPGVGDITRGQLQDIPNVDSLYFTMLNHNKRSITLDTKNPKGKEVLTELIKKCDVLVENFGPGVLDRMGFPWEKIQAINPKMIVASIKGFGPGPYEDCKVYENVAQCTGGAASTTGFRDGLPLVTGAQIGDSGTGLHLALGIVTALYQRTHSGKGQRVTAAMQDGVLNLARVKLRDQQRLAHGPLKEYSQFGEGIPFGDAVPRAGNDSGGGQPGRILKCKGWETDPNAYIYFITQAPVWEKICDVIGEPTWKTDPNYSKPAVRLPRLNEIFARIEQWTMTKTKFEAMEILNKDDIPCGPILSMKEIAEDQSLRATGTVVEVDHPTRGKYISVGNPIKLSDSPSDVERSPLLGEHTDEILRSVLGFSDHQVAEIHKSGALDPPQKQAAE, via the coding sequence ATGACCAAAGCGCTCAAGGGCGTTCGCATTCTCGACTTCACCCACGTTCAGTCAGGCCCGACCTGCACGCAGCTGCTGGCATGGTTCGGCGCCGACGTGATCAAGGTGGAACGTCCGGGCGTGGGTGACATCACCCGCGGCCAGCTGCAGGACATCCCGAACGTGGACAGCCTGTATTTCACCATGCTCAACCACAACAAGCGCTCGATCACGCTCGACACCAAGAACCCCAAGGGCAAGGAAGTCCTCACCGAGCTGATCAAGAAGTGCGACGTGCTGGTCGAGAACTTCGGCCCCGGCGTGCTCGACCGCATGGGCTTCCCCTGGGAGAAGATCCAGGCGATCAACCCGAAGATGATCGTCGCCTCGATCAAGGGCTTTGGTCCGGGACCCTACGAAGACTGCAAGGTCTATGAGAACGTCGCGCAGTGCACCGGCGGCGCCGCCTCCACCACCGGCTTCCGCGACGGCCTGCCGCTCGTCACCGGCGCACAGATCGGCGATTCCGGCACCGGCCTGCATCTCGCGCTCGGCATCGTCACCGCGCTCTATCAGCGCACGCATTCCGGCAAGGGCCAGCGCGTCACGGCCGCGATGCAGGACGGCGTGCTCAACCTCGCCCGCGTCAAGCTGCGCGACCAGCAGCGCCTCGCCCATGGCCCGCTCAAGGAATACAGCCAGTTCGGCGAAGGCATTCCGTTCGGCGATGCCGTGCCGCGCGCCGGCAACGATTCCGGCGGCGGCCAGCCCGGCCGCATCCTGAAGTGCAAGGGCTGGGAGACCGATCCCAACGCCTACATCTACTTCATCACCCAGGCCCCGGTCTGGGAGAAGATCTGCGACGTGATCGGCGAGCCGACCTGGAAGACCGATCCGAACTATTCCAAGCCGGCCGTCCGCCTGCCGCGCCTCAACGAGATCTTCGCCCGCATCGAGCAGTGGACGATGACCAAGACCAAGTTCGAGGCGATGGAAATCCTCAACAAGGACGACATCCCCTGCGGCCCGATCCTGTCGATGAAGGAGATCGCGGAAGACCAGTCGCTGCGCGCGACCGGCACCGTGGTCGAGGTCGACCACCCCACCCGCGGCAAGTACATCTCGGTCGGCAACCCGATCAAACTGTCGGATAGCCCGAGCGACGTCGAGCGCTCCCCGCTGCTCGGCGAGCACACCGACGAGATCCTGCGCTCGGTGCTCGGCTTCAGCGACCACCAGGTCGCCGAGATCCACAAGTCCGGCGCCCTCGACCCGCCGCAGAAGCAGGCCGCCGAGTAA
- the oxc gene encoding oxalyl-CoA decarboxylase has protein sequence MLNTATKSEAPGTEQELTDGFHLVIDALKLNGINTIYNVPGIPITDLGRMAQAAGIRMISFRHEQNAGYAAGIAGFLTKKPGICLTVSAPGFLNGLTALAHATTNCYPMILISGSSEREIVDLQQGDYEEMDQLAIAKPLCKAAYRVLHAQDIGIGLARAIRAAVSGRPGGVYLDLPAKLFGQVMSADAGQKSLVKVIDAAPAQIPSPASIKRALDVLKAAKRPLIILGKGAAYAQADEEIKTFVEKSGIPFLPMSMAKGLLSDTHPQCAGAARSTVLKESDVVMLIGARLNWLLSHGKGKNWGEAPKKFIQVDIEPREMDSNVEIVAPVVGDIGSVVSAFNQAMASGWTAPPAEWTKAISTKREENVAKMAPKLMNNKSPMDYHGALGVLKNVIKEYPEAILVNEGANTLDLARGVIDMYKPRKRLDVGTWGVMGIGMGQAIAAALETGHPVLAVEGDSAFGFSGMEVETICRYNLPICVVIFNNDGIYRGTDVNGANSDPATTVFVKGARYDKMMEAFGGIGVNATSPDELKRAVNEAMTSGKPTLINAVIDPAAGSESGRIGNLNPQSVLQKKK, from the coding sequence ATGCTGAATACCGCGACCAAGTCCGAGGCACCGGGCACCGAGCAGGAGCTGACGGATGGCTTTCATCTCGTCATCGACGCGCTCAAGCTGAACGGCATCAACACCATCTATAATGTGCCGGGTATTCCGATCACGGATTTGGGCCGTATGGCGCAGGCCGCCGGTATCCGCATGATCTCGTTCCGCCACGAGCAGAACGCCGGTTATGCGGCGGGCATCGCCGGCTTCCTCACCAAGAAGCCCGGCATCTGCCTCACCGTCTCCGCGCCCGGCTTCCTCAACGGTCTCACCGCGCTCGCGCACGCCACCACCAACTGCTACCCGATGATCCTGATCTCGGGCTCTTCGGAGCGCGAGATCGTCGACCTGCAGCAGGGCGACTACGAGGAAATGGACCAGCTCGCGATTGCCAAGCCGCTGTGCAAGGCGGCCTATCGCGTGCTGCACGCCCAGGACATCGGCATCGGCCTTGCCCGCGCCATCCGCGCCGCGGTCTCGGGCCGCCCCGGCGGCGTCTATCTCGACCTGCCGGCAAAGCTCTTCGGCCAGGTGATGAGCGCCGATGCGGGCCAGAAGTCGCTGGTCAAGGTGATCGATGCTGCGCCCGCGCAGATCCCCTCGCCCGCTTCGATCAAGCGCGCACTCGACGTGCTCAAGGCGGCGAAGCGTCCTCTGATCATCCTCGGCAAGGGCGCGGCCTACGCGCAGGCCGACGAGGAGATCAAGACCTTCGTCGAGAAGAGCGGCATCCCCTTCCTGCCGATGAGCATGGCCAAGGGCCTCCTCTCCGATACGCATCCGCAATGCGCGGGTGCTGCACGCTCCACGGTGCTGAAAGAATCCGACGTCGTCATGCTGATCGGCGCCCGGCTGAACTGGCTGCTCTCGCATGGCAAGGGCAAGAACTGGGGCGAAGCGCCCAAGAAGTTCATTCAGGTCGACATCGAGCCGCGAGAGATGGACTCCAACGTCGAGATCGTCGCGCCCGTCGTCGGCGACATCGGCTCGGTGGTCTCCGCCTTCAACCAGGCGATGGCTTCAGGCTGGACCGCCCCGCCCGCCGAATGGACCAAGGCGATTTCGACCAAGCGCGAAGAGAACGTCGCCAAGATGGCGCCGAAGCTCATGAACAACAAGTCGCCGATGGACTATCACGGCGCACTCGGCGTGCTGAAGAACGTCATCAAGGAGTATCCCGAGGCGATCCTGGTCAACGAGGGCGCCAACACGCTCGACCTCGCCCGCGGCGTCATCGACATGTACAAGCCGCGCAAGCGTCTCGACGTCGGCACCTGGGGCGTGATGGGCATCGGCATGGGCCAGGCGATCGCCGCCGCGCTCGAGACCGGCCACCCCGTGCTCGCGGTGGAAGGCGACAGCGCGTTCGGCTTCTCCGGCATGGAGGTCGAGACCATCTGCCGCTACAATCTTCCGATCTGCGTCGTCATCTTCAACAATGACGGCATCTATCGCGGCACCGACGTCAACGGCGCCAATTCCGATCCGGCGACGACGGTGTTCGTCAAGGGCGCGCGCTACGACAAGATGATGGAAGCCTTCGGCGGCATCGGCGTCAACGCGACCTCGCCCGACGAGCTCAAGCGTGCCGTCAACGAAGCGATGACCTCCGGCAAGCCGACGCTCATCAACGCGGTGATCGATCCGGCCGCGGGCTCGGAGAGCGGCCGCATCGGCAACCTCAATCCGCAGAGCGTTCTGCAGAAGAAGAAGTAA
- a CDS encoding GntR family transcriptional regulator, which produces MAEADIAIVRIAPESSFKNKAYDALKEAILKMDIYSTPEPVMLDERALSERLGVSRTPIREAIAMLEQDGFVKTVPRRGIMVVRRTKSEIVDMIRAWAALESMAARLITTTARKKDITALRDYFKDFSKDRLPEDHVEEYSRANIAFHQALISLSESPVLVDLTNDLLLHVRGYRQLTIGRKDRTATSLPEHLGMIEALEARDTELAEKRARDHTLGLAAYVEAHGQELFT; this is translated from the coding sequence ATGGCCGAGGCAGACATCGCAATCGTTCGTATTGCCCCGGAGAGCAGCTTCAAGAACAAGGCGTATGACGCCTTGAAGGAAGCCATCCTCAAGATGGACATCTATTCGACGCCCGAGCCGGTGATGCTCGACGAGCGCGCGCTGTCTGAGCGCCTGGGCGTCAGCCGCACCCCGATCCGCGAAGCCATCGCGATGCTCGAGCAGGATGGTTTCGTGAAGACGGTGCCGCGCCGCGGCATCATGGTGGTGCGAAGGACCAAGAGCGAGATCGTCGACATGATCCGCGCCTGGGCGGCACTGGAGAGCATGGCCGCCCGCCTCATCACCACCACCGCACGCAAGAAAGACATCACGGCGCTGCGCGACTACTTCAAGGACTTCAGCAAGGACCGGCTGCCCGAAGATCACGTCGAGGAATATTCGCGCGCCAACATCGCCTTCCACCAGGCCTTGATCTCGCTGTCGGAATCGCCGGTTCTGGTCGATCTCACCAACGACCTCCTGCTGCACGTGCGCGGCTATCGCCAGCTGACCATCGGACGCAAGGACCGCACCGCGACCTCGCTGCCCGAGCATCTCGGCATGATCGAAGCACTGGAGGCGCGCGATACCGAGCTCGCCGAGAAGCGCGCCCGCGACCACACCCTCGGCCTTGCCGCTTACGTCGAAGCGCATGGTCAGGAACTCTTCACTTAG